In Flavobacterium endoglycinae, one DNA window encodes the following:
- a CDS encoding adenosylcobinamide-GDP ribazoletransferase, with protein MKKQLDIFFTCLMFYTRIPCPKNITHDPDYLNKATRYFPFIGWIVGSISFLFFYVFSFFLSIESAVIFAIIASILTTGAFHEDGFADVCDGFGGGWTKEKILMIMKDSAIGAYGAIGLVLLFLAKFKLLSESISIITNHNILIYLLFISAHSLSRLAAISIIFTHEYSREDASSKSKPIAKKHTWKEVLGSSLFGLIPLAALSYFNYKILLALLPVFITRYCLARYFQKWIGGYTGDCLGATQQVCEVIYYLSFLFIWKCI; from the coding sequence ATGAAAAAACAACTTGACATTTTTTTTACCTGTTTAATGTTTTACACCCGCATCCCTTGTCCAAAAAACATTACTCATGATCCTGATTATTTAAATAAGGCCACACGCTATTTTCCTTTTATTGGCTGGATTGTGGGAAGTATTTCATTTTTGTTTTTCTATGTTTTTTCTTTTTTCCTTTCGATAGAATCTGCGGTTATTTTTGCAATAATTGCTTCTATTTTAACAACTGGAGCTTTTCATGAAGATGGATTTGCAGATGTATGCGATGGATTTGGCGGCGGCTGGACGAAAGAAAAAATCCTAATGATTATGAAAGACAGTGCTATTGGAGCGTATGGCGCAATTGGACTTGTTCTGCTTTTTCTAGCGAAATTTAAACTGCTTTCAGAATCTATTTCAATCATTACAAATCACAATATTCTGATTTATTTGTTGTTCATTTCTGCTCATTCTTTAAGCCGATTAGCTGCAATCAGCATTATTTTTACGCATGAATATTCTCGTGAAGATGCTTCCAGCAAAAGCAAACCTATTGCCAAAAAACATACTTGGAAAGAAGTTCTTGGTTCTTCTTTGTTTGGATTGATTCCTTTGGCAGCACTCTCCTACTTTAATTATAAAATTCTTTTAGCGTTACTTCCTGTTTTCATTACAAGATATTGTCTGGCACGTTATTTTCAAAAATGGATTGGCGGTTACACTGGCGATTGTTTAGGCGCTACACAGCAAGTTTGTGAAGTCATATATTACTTAAGTTTTCTTTTTATATGGAAATGTATCTAG
- the cobC gene encoding alpha-ribazole phosphatase translates to MEMYLVRHTETICEKGICYGQSDVDIAEPFENIFGSIISKLPSEAVIFTSPLKRCVILAKHIQENIKTISFQEDERLKEMNFGDWELKKWDEIPSEQLNPWMEDFVNIKVSNGESFVELHGRVGDFLSDKIAKTNVPVIIVAHAGIIRSIICHQTSLPLKNAFTNKVDFGQVIKIEI, encoded by the coding sequence ATGGAAATGTATCTAGTGCGCCATACCGAAACGATCTGCGAAAAAGGAATTTGTTATGGTCAGTCTGATGTTGATATTGCAGAACCTTTTGAAAACATATTCGGCAGTATCATTTCTAAACTGCCATCTGAAGCCGTGATTTTTACAAGTCCGTTGAAACGCTGTGTAATTTTAGCCAAACATATTCAGGAAAATATCAAAACGATTTCTTTTCAGGAAGATGAACGTTTAAAAGAAATGAATTTTGGCGATTGGGAATTGAAAAAATGGGATGAAATTCCATCGGAACAACTCAATCCTTGGATGGAAGATTTTGTAAACATTAAAGTTTCAAATGGAGAATCTTTTGTAGAATTACACGGAAGAGTTGGCGATTTTTTATCTGATAAAATTGCAAAAACAAATGTTCCAGTCATAATTGTCGCACATGCCGGAATAATCCGAAGCATCATTTGCCATCAGACTTCACTGCCCTTAAAAAATGCTTTTACGAATAAAGTAGATTTTGGACAAGTTATAAAAATTGAAATTTAG